One part of the Spirochaetota bacterium genome encodes these proteins:
- a CDS encoding YbaB/EbfC family nucleoid-associated protein — protein MNFSDLGKIFSDLKKLSENKEEIKEKLKHTIIEGSSGGDFVIVKANLLGEIVQIIISDELFNMNDKKMLEDLILAAINDVLFRAKKEMVNQSINIPESLKMFFNDNFNL, from the coding sequence ATGAATTTTTCAGATTTAGGTAAAATTTTTTCTGACTTAAAAAAATTAAGTGAAAATAAAGAAGAAATAAAAGAAAAATTAAAGCATACTATTATTGAAGGTTCTTCAGGTGGGGATTTTGTAATAGTGAAAGCAAATCTTCTTGGAGAAATAGTCCAAATAATTATTTCTGATGAATTATTTAATATGAATGATAAAAAAATGTTAGAAGATCTTATTTTGGCTGCTATAAATGATGTTCTTTTTAGAGCTAAAAAAGAAATGGTAAATCAATCTATAAATATTCCTGAATCTTTAAAGATGTTTTTTAATGATAATTTTAATTTATAG